The proteins below come from a single Metarhizium brunneum chromosome 1, complete sequence genomic window:
- the lcc1 gene encoding Laccase-1 produces the protein MPFPFDANWPRRRSGPPPSRRTYAVALGGVIIAAICLFLTYFLLTKKSKNPFPLSAPFLKTATSTDAGSASQQGVLNTAVLHPEHHVHRAPTTLHLRWNITLENRAPDGVSKPVYLINGQFPGPVIEVRSGDELVIDVHNGVDQVGHPGIAMHWHGLSMEGSNEMDGVVGLTQCAIQPLQTFTYQFRIPHDQEGTFWYHAHSALQRADGLYGGLIVHRPLQDGGEGDDVLYGYQKEQLLLIGDWYHRTADEVLDWFVDPDHYGLEPAPDSLLLNGRGRFNCSMAVKARPVECQDVQRPILGLLDAQRIRLRVINTGVSAAFSLAVSNGVMELITVDGGYPVDKQTPGTKAIGLLYPGERMDMILDRTWEYSHSSGHAISTNLTVELDRENMPLWNFALTRTQSFQMQSTGRVNKAAPTHALPRRRSVDVLNLADVLGQPVEAQLGLGRQPDEQAVLYSTMKIRAANHNRPVGSINHTSWITPDAKAQPLLTLERQEWEAAVPQPTRVHKFDVPWLKESGVDRWVDVVVNNFDDRGHPFHLHGYEFFVVAQAQGTGMYRGYNPFDPQSVADAAPLNTHNPLRKDTVYVPSMGYVVMRFPLRNDGLWLLHCHVLWHQAVGMASVIQVGRISESLQQKSRRTCLPA, from the exons ATGCCTTTTCCTTTTGACGCAAATTGGCCGCGTCGTAGATCGGGCCCTCCCCCATCGCGGCGGACGTACGCCGTGGCACTGGGaggcgtcatcatcgccgccatctgcCTCTTCTTGACCTACTTTCTCCTCACCAAGAAATCGAAGAATCCATTTCCCCTTTCCGCCCCGTTTTTGAAAACTGCCACGAGTACGGACGCCGGTTCGGCAAGCCAACAAGGCGTCTTGAATACCGCCGTCCTGCACCCGgagcatcatgtccatcgTGCGCCGACGACGCTTCACCTGCGTTGGAACATCACCCTGGAAAATCGCGCCCCCGACGGGGTTTCGAAGCCAGTGTACTTGATCAACG GTCAATTCCCGGGGCCCGTCATCGAGGTCCGGTCTGGAGACGAGTTGGTCATTGATGTGCATAATGGCGTGGACCAAGTTGGCCATCCGGGCATTGCCATGCATTGGCACGGGCTGTCGATGGAAG GCAGCAATGAAATGGATGGCGTGGTAGGTTTGACGCAGTGCGCTATCCAACCATTACAAACATTCACATACCAATTTCGCATCCCGCATGATCAAGAGGGAACATTTTG GTACCACGCTCATTCGGCTCTGCAGCGTGCCGATGGCCTCTATGGTGGACTCATTGTCCACCGGCCGCTTCAAGACGGGGGGGAAGGGGATGACGTCTTGTACGGCTACCAGAAAGAGCAACTTTTGCTCATCGGGGACTGGTATCACCGGACCGCAGACGAGGTTTTGGATTGGTTCGTTGACCCGGACCATTATGGACTGGAG CCTGCTCCCGACTCTCTTCTTTTGAACGGAAGAGGGCGCTTCAATTGTTCCATGGCCGTCAAGGCACGCCCGGTTGAGTGCCAAGACGTGCAGAGGCCCATTCTTGGACTACTCGACGCCCAGCGCATTCGACTTCGCGTCATAAACACGGG AGTTTCGGCAGCATTCAGCCTGGCTGTGTCCAATGGTGTCATGGAGCTCATCACCGTAGACGGCGGATATCCCGTGGACAAGCAAACGCCGGGCACCAAAGCCATTGGCCTGCTCTATCCGGGAGAACGCATGGACATGATTCTAGATCGAACATGGGAGTATTCCCACTCTTCTGGGCATGCCATCTCGACGAATCTAACGGTTGAACTCGATAGGGA GAATATGCCATTGTGGAACTTTGCCCTGACCCGGACTCAGTCCTTCCAGATGCAATCAACCGGTCGTGTAAACAAGGCGGCCCCGACACACGCTCTTCCACGGAGACGGTCAGTGGATGTACTCAATCTCGCCGACGTGTTGGGGCAACCCGTCGAAGCGCAGCTCGGACTTGGACGGCAACCAGATGAACAGGCGGTTCTGTATTCCACCATGAAGATCCGAGCTGCCAACCACAACCGCCCAGTGGGCTCGATCAACCACACATCCTGGATCACCCCGGATGCCAAGGCCCAACCCCTGTTGACACTGGAACGTCAAGAGTGGGAGGCCGCTGTCCCCCAGCCTACCAGGGTGCACAAGTTTGACGTCCCTTGGCTGAAGGAGTCTGGCGTAGACAGATGGGTTGACGTGGTGGTGAACAACTTTGATGATAGGGGGCATCCTTTCCACCTA CACGGCTACGAGTTCTTTGTCGTGGCACAAGCCCAGGGGACTGGAATGTACAGAGGGTATAACCCCTTTGACCCGCAGAGTGTGGCCGACGCCGCGCCCTTGAACACGCACAACCCGCTGCGCAAAGATACCGTCTACGTGCCCTCCATGGGCTACGTGGTGATGCGCTTTCCCCTGCGCAATGACGGCCTGTGGCTTTTGCACTGCCACGTCTTGTGGCACCAGGCGGTTGGAATGGCGAGCGTGATACAAGTTGGTCGAATCTCGGAATCCCTGCAACAGAAGTCGAGAAGAACGTGTTTACCGGCGTAG
- the rihA_0 gene encoding Pyrimidine-specific ribonucleoside hydrolase RihA, translating to MAPRKIIIDTDPGVDDILAMLLAFSALPEELQVLLISVTYGNIDLENCLRNVVSLFHHVEKEIAWRESVGRSSGFETLQKSKPVVAVGPDRPLADDTLMADFFRGQDRLRGFYSSHPHRKPAETWQRLLKVAEKSSAPEQGEIARQMSKTASLFTQSQKPAHLEILKLLRDNEPNSITIVAIGPMTNLALAAAEDAETFLKVKEIVVMGGHIDQASNAGYQSFSHLQQASNIDEPPFRLIKQAPGPIRDLLKIRNQMTPVAEFNTFADSVAAARVYALTSPKPHTTMPVVPPTPLGQKEGAPPPSFLSSYPDNLSKRLTITLFPLDITEKHVLTRGEFEAFLQPQLAAKSPLAEWVSVFMNATFEKVESLHPEVSRDAVGLQLHDPLTIWYCMDDDNPKWKIIEGEDLRVETAGQWTRGMFVTDRGNRKRKDNYGGSEVSGDTNSSLTGGTGNRLNRCVGSPGQDVFGQLLLKRVFGS from the exons ATGGCGCCGCGGAAGATTATCATAGACACCGATCCG GGAGTCGATGACATCCTGGCAATGCTGCTGGCTTTCTCAGCACTACCAGAGGAGCTTCAAGTGTTACTCATATCTGTAACATATGGCAACATTGACCTCGAAAACTGTTTACGCAATGTCGTCTCACTATTCCACCATGTGGAAAAGGAGATCGCGTGGCGAGAGAGTGTTGGACGGAGTTCCGGATTCGAAACTCTACAGAAATCGAAGCCTGTAGTTGCTGTGGGCCCCGACCGTCCGCTCGCGGATGATACGTTGATGGCTGATTTCTTTC GTGGTCAAGATAGGCTTCGTGGATTCTACTCGAGC CATCCACATCGAAAGCCCGCCGAGACGTGGCAGCGCCTCTTGAAAGTGGCAGAAAAGTCGTCTGCTCCTGAGCAGGGTGAAATAGCCAGACAGATGAGCAAAACAGCCTCTCTATTCACACAATCTCAAAAACCTGCACATTTGGAGATTTTGAAATTATTACGCGACAACGAACCCAACAGCATTACGATCGTGGCAATCGGTCCCATGACAAACCTCGCCCTTGCTGCAGCGGAAGATGCGGAAACATTCTTGAAAGTCAAGGAGATCGTGGTCATGGGCGGCCACATTGACCAAGCCAGCAACGCAGGTTATCAATCTTTCTCACATCTACAGCAGGCTTCGAACATAGACGAGCCTCCTTTCAGGCTCATCAAACAAGCGCCAGGTCCTATTAGAGATTTGCTGAAAATTCGAAATCAAATGACGCCTGTTGCAGAATTCAACACCTTTGCAGACTctgtggcggcggcacgagTATATGCTCTCACATCACCGAAACCGCACACCACGATGCCTGTAGTGCCACCGACACCTCTGGGTCAGAAAGAGGGAGCACCCCCTCCATCGTTCCTCTCCTCTTACCCAGACAATCTTTCAAAGCGGTTGACCATCACATTGTTCCCACTGGACATCACTGAGAAGCATGTGCTCACTCGTGGCGAATTTGAGGCATTTCTTCAGCCACAGCTGGCTGCAAAGTCGCCTTTGGCAGAATGGGTTTCAGTGTTTATGAACGCAACCTTTGAGAAAGTCGAATCTCTTCATCCAGAGGTTTCCAGAGACGCCGTGGGACTGCAACTCCATGATCCGCTGACGATATGGTATTGCATGGATGATGACAACCCCAAATGGAAGATTATTGAGGGTGAAGATTTGAGGGTGGAGACTGCAGGCCAGTGGACAAGAGGAATGTTTGTGACTGACAGGGGAAATCGAAAGCGAAAGGACAACTACGGCGGTAGTGAAGTATCCGGGGATACTAATAGCTCGTTGACAGGAGGGACTGGCAATCGACTCAATCGGTGTGTCGGATCCCCTGGACAGGATGTTTTCGGTCAACTACTGCTCAAACGAGTATTTGGCAGCTGA
- the HXT1 gene encoding Low-affinity glucose transporter HXT1, whose amino-acid sequence MVSAKRDSVHGEATNGEQQITEPKGRNDALLAEQKITFLACFQGGVASLGGFIFGYISGQISGFFLMQDFKERFGERQLDGSYNFSAARQGTIVGLVSIGALIGSLIAGKMADLIGRRLTISAAAFFTCVGTIIEISSSYHWAQFAVGRLVSGVSIGALSVVVPMYQSECAPAVIRGVIVASYQLLITLGIWTAEMVNWGTEAKTDSSSWRIPNGLSFAWALILGSTILFMPESPRYDCSRGRVDRARLAIAKLSGLAPDSEGVNHQLADIQNNLHEESRSADQFRLSEIFTAPRMLYRTVLGIVLQAGQQLTGANFFFYFGTTVFAATGISNSYVTQIILGSVNVFCTIIALWVTKRFGRRNTLMIGAAWMMMCFLVYAFVGHFALDHDNPMNTPKAGSALVTFSCLAIAAFAVSWGPLVWAVNAELYPLRYRSTCMGLATASNWLWNFLISFFTRFITDEIDYLYGLVFAGCCAALVVIVFFFVIESKDRSLEEIDTMYVQKVNPITSGHTSGHWNTNDYRQDIRRRSEAQTETD is encoded by the exons ATGGTGTCTGCTAAAAGAGATTCGGTACACGGGGAGGCGACCAATGGGGAGCAGCAAATCACAGAACCAAAAGGTCGCAACGATGCCTTGCTGGCCGAGCAAAAGATTACCTTTTTAGCCTGCTTCCAGGGCGGCGTTGCCAGCTTGGGAGGCTTCATTTTTGGATACATCAG CGGTCAGATAtccggcttcttcctcatgCAGGACTTCAAGGAGCGATTCGGCGAACGGCAACTCGATGGATCCTACAACTTCAGCGCCGCCAGGCAAGGCACCATTGTAGGACTCGTCAGCATCGGCGCCCTCATCGGCTCGCTGATTGCGGGCAAAATGGCCGACCTCATCGGCCGCAGGCTGACCATTtcggccgccgccttcttcacctGCGTCGGCACCATCATCGAGATATCGTCCTCGTACCACTGGGCCCAGTTCGCCGTCGGGAGACTGGTCAGCGGCGTGAGCATCGGCGCCCTGTCCGTCGTCGTGCCCATGTACCAGTCCGAGTGTGCTCCTGCCGTCATCCgcggcgtcatcgtcgcctCGTACCAGCTCCTCATCACCCTGGGCATCTGGACGGCCGAGATGGTCAACTGGGGCAccgaggccaagacggacagCTCCTCGTGGCGCATCCCCAACGGCCTGTCCTTTGCCTGGGCTCTCATCCTCGGTTCCACCATCTTGTTCATGCCCGAGAGTCCGCGGTACGACTGCAGCCGCGGCCGCGTCGACCGCGCgcgcctcgccatcgccaagctGTCCGGCCTCGCGCCCGACTCCGAGGGCGTCAACCACCAGCTCGCTGATATCCAGAACAATCTCCACGAGGAGAGCCGAAGCGCCGACCAGTTCCGCCTGAGCGAAATCTTCACCGCGCCGCGCATGCTGTATCGCACCGTTCTCGGCATCGTTCTCCAGGCCGGCCAGCAACTGACGGGtgccaacttcttcttctacttTGGCACCACCGTCTTTGCCGCCACGGGAATCAGCAACAGCTACGTGACGCAGATCATCCTCGGATCCGTCAATGTCTTTTGCACAATCATTGCCTTGTGGGTGACGAAGCGGTTCGGCCGTCGCAACACTCTAATGATTGGCGCCgcgtggatgatgatgtgctTCCT TGTATACGCCTTTGTCGGCCATTTCGCCCTCGACCACGACAACCCCATGAACACACCCAAGGCAGGTTCCGCCCTCGTCACATTCTCGTGCCTGGCCATTGCGGCTTTTGCCGTCAGCTGGGGCCCGTTGGTCTGGGCCGTCAATGCCGAGTTGTACCCCCTTCGTTATCGCAGCACCTGCATGGGTCTGGCCACGGCCTCCAACTGGCTATGGAACTT CCTGATATCATTCTT CACACGATTCATCACCGACGAGATTGACTACCTCTACGGCCTGGTCTTTGCTGGCTGctgcgccgccctcgtcgtgattgtcttcttcttcgtgATTGAGTCGAAAGACCGCAGTCTGGAAGAGATTGACACCATGTATGTCCAGAAAGTCAATCCCATCACGTCTGGCCACACGTCTGGCCACTGGAACACGAATGACTACCGCCAGGACATCAGGAGGCGCAGCGAGGCTCAAACCGAGACGGACTAA
- the lcc2_0 gene encoding Laccase-2, which produces MIQYLVILLATAAKVVTAAACAGNSAGDRMQWCDYSVATDYSTTVVDTSVTREYWLELTDVVVAPDGFSRPAIAVNGSIPGPTLFADWGDTVVVHVSNSLTTSLNGTSIHFHGIRQNYTNENDGVVSITQCPLAVNQSTTYTWKATQYGTSWYHSHIGLQAWEGVFGGIIINGPASSNYDEDLGMVFLNDWDHQTVDELYSVAQTAGPPTLGNGLINGTNVYGSDDSSSQTGTRFNVSFTSGRSYRLRLLNAAIDTHWKFSIDNHTMTVIAADLVPIQPFTATVLNIGIAQRYDVIVTADQASIADNFWMRAIPQAACSDNESSDNIRGIVYYGDSPATPTTTGYNYTDGCDDETANLAPYVSKSVSDANWNDLEQATVGTNSAGLFKWYLNSTTMLVDWANPTLQSVLNGTTSYETDDAVIQLSDADQWVYLVIETAIGVPHPIHLHGHDFFVLAQGSGTYSSDTVALNTDNPARRDTAMLPASGYLVLAWQTDNPGVWLMHCHIGWHTSEGFALQFIERQGDIGAVTNATYVDNVCANWNAYQRIASIEQEDSGV; this is translated from the exons ATGATTCAATATTTGGTTATTTTGCTAGCAACGGCCGCCAAAGTCGtcacggcggcggcttgtGCCGGAAACAGCGCAGGCGACCGCATGCAGTGGTGTGACTACTCCGTGGCAACCGACTATTCCACTACTGTTGTTGATACTTCGGTCACCAGGGAGTACTGGCTAGAGTTGACAGATGTTGTTGTAGCTCCTGACGGCTTCTCTCGGCCTGCTATTGCTGTCAATGGCAGCATTCCTGGACCAACCCTGTTTGCTGATTGGGGGGACACTGTGGTTGTGCATGTTAGCAACTCTCTAACAACCTCCCTCAACGGTACAAGCATTCACTTTCATGGTATACGCCAAAATTATACCAATGAAAATGACGGAGTGGTATCCATTACACAATGCCCTCTTGCCGTCAACCAATCAACCACGTACACTTGGAAGGCCACGCAGTACGGCACTTCTTGGTATCACTCACATATTGGCCTCCAGGCCTGGGAAGGAGTGTTTGGGGGCATCATCATTAATGGACCCGCCAGTTCAAACTACGATGAAGACCTCGGAATGGTCTTTCTAAACGACTGGGACCACCAAACGGTGGATGAATTGTACTCCGTGGCCCAAACGGCCGGACCGCCCACGCTCGGCAACGGGCTGATCAACGGCACCAATGTCTACGGATCTGACGACAGCTCTTCCCAAACAGGGACTCGTTTCAATGTATCGTTTACCTCGGGACGGTCTTATCGCCTGAGACTCCTCAACGCGGCAATTGATACACACTGGAAATTTTCCATTGACAATCACACAATGACGGTGATTGCGGCAGATCTCGTACCAATTCAGCCCTTTACAGCCACGGTGTTGAATATCGGAATCG cCCAACGATACGATGTCATCGTGACGGCCGACCAAGCATCCATAGCCGACAACTTTTGGATGCGTGCAATTCCCCAGGCCGCCTGTTCCGACAACGAAAGTTCCGACAATATCCGAGGCATCGTATACTACGGCGACAGTCCTGCAACGCCCACGACAACGGGATACAATTATACAGATGGCTGCGACGACGAAACAGCCAATCTGGCACCCTACGTCAGCAAGTCGGTGTCGGATGCAAATTGGAATGACCTCGAGCAGGCAACAGTAGGCACCAATAGTGCCGGACTGTTCAAGTGGTATCTCAACAGCACAACGATGCTCGTCGACTGGGCGAATCCGACGCTGCAGTCGGTGCTGAACGGCACAACAAGCTACGAGACTGACGATGCCGTCATACAGCTCAGCGACGCCGACCAGTGGGTATACCTCGTCATAGAGACTGCCATAGGAGTGCCTCACCCAATCCATCTACACGGACACGACTTTTTCGTCCTCGCCCAAGGGTCGGGCACGTACTCGTCGGACACTGTTGCTCTCAACACGGACAATCCTGCGCGGCGCGATACGGCAATGCTGCCCGCGTCGGGATATCTCGTGCTGGCGTGGCAGACGGACAATCCGGGAGTTTGGCTAATGCACTGTCACATTGGGTGGCACACTTCCGAGGGATTCGCGTTGCAGTTTATCGAGAGGCAAGGCGACATTGGGGCCGTGACAAACGCAACCTACGTGGATAACGTGTGCGCAAATTGGAACGCGTATCAGAGAATCGCAAGTATAGAGCAAGAGGATTCGGGCGTCTAG
- the exgB gene encoding Glucan endo-1,6-beta-glucosidase B has protein sequence MHLSILGPLCLASAVSAWLPQDRDLQAFNQTARFEKLGKRFKPSLPNGVTKIRGVNFGGWLICEPWMMQNEWRNVLGCGGSASEFDCMNDHYKGGNREAGNQKFEKHWRDWINPDTVQSVHDVGLNTIRIPIGYWSYTDIVDKASEPFADGDRMLPYLDAVVQKAADLGIYVVIDLHGAPGGQQQDAFTGQNNQPAGFFNDYNFGRAEKWLAWMTNRIHTNPAYASVGTIEVLNEPVSRHDAAGRYPAPGEDPGLVQKYYPAALKAVRDAEAALGIADAKRLHVQFMSSKWDAGDARAAAAVARDPATAFDDHNYIGFALGSSNGDQRRLMHSACTDSRVVNGQAFAVTGEWSMTSGVDWKDAGFFKRFFTAQQQLYEKPGMDGWIYWTWKTELNDPRWTYSYATYLNYVPTDAAALEKNVYQDVCSGFR, from the coding sequence ATGCATCTCTCTATTCTTGGGCCGCTATGTCTGGCGAGCGCCGTCTCGGCCTGGCTCCCTCAGGACCGTGACTTGCAAGCCTTCAACCAGACGGCTCGATTTGAGAAGCTCGGCAAACGCTTCAAGCCCTCGTTGCCCAATGGCGTCACCAAAATCCGCGGCGTCAACTTTGGGGGCTGGCTCATCTGCGAGCCCTGGATGATGCAGAACGAATGGAGGAACGTcctcggctgcggcggctcgGCCTCTGAGTTCGACTGCATGAACGACCACTACAAGGGCGGCAACCGAGAGGCCGGCAATCAAAAGTTCGAGAAGCACTGGCGAGATTGGATCAACCCGGATACCGTGCAGTCGGTCCACGACGTCGGCCTCAACACCATCCGCATCCCCATCGGGTACTGGTCGTACACGGACATTGTCGACAAGGCCAGCGAGCCCTTTGCCGACGGCGACCGCATGCTCCCGTACCTCGACGCCGTGGTCCAGAAAGCCGCCGACCTGGGCATCTACGTCGTCATCGACCTCCACGGCGCCCCGGGCGGCCAGCAACAAGACGCCTTCACCGGCCAGAACAACCAGCCCGCCGGCTTCTTCAACGACTACAACTTTGGCCGCGCCGAGAAGTGGCTCGCCTGGATGACGAACCGCATCCACACCAACCCGGCGTACGCGAGCGTCGGCACCATCGAGGTCCTCAACGAGCCCGTCTCGCggcacgacgccgccggccgctACCCTGCTCCCGGAGAGGACCCCGGCCTCGTGCAAAAGTACTACCCGGCCGCGCTCAAGGCCGTCCgcgacgccgaggccgccctcggcatcgCAGACGCCAAGAGGCTGCACGTCCAGTTCATGTCGAGCAAATGGGACGCTGGCGATgcgcgcgccgccgccgccgtggcccgCGATCCCGCCACGGCCTTTGACGACCACAACTACATCGGCTTCGCGctgggcagcagcaacggcgacCAGCGCCGCCTCATGCACAGCGCGTGCACCGACTCGCgcgtcgtcaatggccagGCCTTTGCCGTCACGGGCGAATGGAGCATGACGTCCGGCGTCGACTGGAAGGACGCCGGCTTCTTCAAACGCTTCTTCaccgcccagcagcagctctaTGAGAAGCCCGGGATGGACGGATGGATCTACTGGACCTGGAAGACGGAGCTCAACGACCCTAGGTGGACGTATTCCTATGCCACGTACCTCAACTACGTTCCTACCGATGCTGCCGCGCTCGAGAAGAATGTGTACCAGGATGTTTGCTCTGGATTTAGGTAA
- the plcN_0 gene encoding Non-hemolytic phospholipase C: MHRRLSFAAAVLATATAVRAGSLRDVKHIVLFMQENRAFDHYFGTMAGVRGFGDPNVQVNRDGRSTFEQPISPQNGVDILKPWHINHLGGEWLEATQCMGAGDNGWATMHAAYNGGLGNNWAQADGPYSLGYFTRADIPTHFDIAEGWTVADMASQSILAATDPNRITWMSGSVNIPGSPTNPDGTGGMIIDNSASPGCEAPGLNCFPFVWKTFPEYLEAAGISWQVWQDMDNFEDNMLAYFEQYQTAKNGSALRTRGNSYPGLDAFYDAAAKGTLPQVSWIVGPQEQSEHAPNLPKDGAWLQKKVVDAITQSPAYNETVLVISYDEQGGWADHVVPVVAPKGTPGEWLKDPYNQFGDVPLGPGWRTPRFIISPWTRGGNVFTEFTDHTSDIQFVEAWAAAHGYKDVRTKALTQWRRDHMSNLVNAFDFDHPDLSTPRITAVDTPESLPDDGSHWSGNLSLGSLTGPWVGAAKCLQDHRSTKPPIPYGKENAGQDMAQLVEDGFKRVRGQLTEGRYLTFETLGLALASYAGIVVSFAPATRNHSDPRQRWIVHAVGTGTEFTIQSAADKKYIAGTPVGLLTSDVGSAQAFRITYNPRGAKYRLSLANKPASSFVAPNQKSRRRAANGTVSAAAAVDWEARFGEFSIYSVSYRS, from the exons ATGCACCGCAGACTCtccttcgccgccgccgtcttggccacggccacggctgtCCGGGCCGGCTCGCTCAGAGACGTCAAGCACATTGTGCTGTTTATGCAGGAGAACCGCGCCTTTGACCAT TATTTCGGCACCATGGCCGGTGTTCGCGGCTTTGGCGACCCGAATGTGCAAGTCAACCGAGACGGGCGGTCTACATTCGAGCA ACCCATTTCCCCCCAGAACGGCGTCGACATCCTCAAGCCTTGGCACATCAACCACCTCGGCGGCGAGTGGCTCGAGGCAACGCAATGCATGGGCGCCGGCGACAACGGCTGGGCCACGATGCACGCGGCCTACAACGGCGGGCTCGGCAACAACTGGGCGCAGGCCGACGGGCCCTACAGCCTGGGCTACTTTACGCGCGCCGACATTCCCACGCACTTTGACATTGCCGAGGGCTGGACCGTGGCCGACATGGCCTCCCAGAGCATCCTGGCCGCCACGGACCCGAACCGCATCACCTGGATGAGCGGCTCCGTCAACATCCCCGGCTCGCCCACCAACCCGGACGGCACCGGCGGCATGATTATCGACAACAGCGCTTCGCCGG GCTGCGAGGCGCCGGGCCTCAACTGCTTCCCCTTTGTGTGGAAGACGTTCCCCGAGTATCTAGAAGCGGCCGGCATCTCCTGGCAGGTGTGGCAGGACATGGACAACTTTGAGGACAACATGCTGGCCTACTTTGAGCAGTACCAGACGGCGAAAAACGGCTCCGCGCTCCGCACCAGGGGCAACTCGTACCCGGGGCTCGACGCCTTTTACGACGCCGCGGCCAAGGGCACGCTGCCGCAGGTGAGTTGGATCGTCGGCCCGCAGGAGCAGAGCGAACACGCGCCCAACCTGCCCAAGGACGGCGCCTGGCTGCAAAAGAAGGTGGTGGACGCCATCACCCAGAGCCCGGCGTACAACGAGACGGTTCTGGTCATAAGCTATGACG AGCAGGGCGGCTGGGCCGACCACGTCGTTCCGGTTGTTGCGCCCAAGGGCACGCCCGGCGAGTGGCTCAAGGATCCGTACAACCAGTTCGGGGACGTCCCTCTGGGACCAG GCTGGCGAACGCCCCGGTTCATCATCTCGCCCTGGACGCGAGGCGGCAACGTCTTCACCGAGTTTACAGACCACACCTCGGACATTCAGTTTGTCGAGGCCTGGGCCGCCGCCCACGGCTACAAAGACGTGCGGACCAAGGCGCTGACGCAATGGCGCCGCGACCACATGTCGAATCTGGTGAATGCCTTTGACTTTGACCAT CCCGACCTGTCCACCCCCCGCATCACCGCGGTAGACACGCCGGAATCCCTCCCCGACGACGGCTCCCACTGGAGCGGAAACCTTAGTCTTGGTTCCCTCACCGGGCCGTGGGTCGGCGCGGCCAAGTGCCTCCAGGACCACCGGAGCACCAAGCCCCCGATCCCGTACGGCAAGGAGAACGCCGGCCAGGACATGGCGCAGCTCGTCGAGGACGGCTTCAAGCGGGTGCGCGGCCAGCTCACCGAGGGCCGTTACCTGACGTTTGAAACGCTCGGCCTCGCGCTCGCCAGCTAcgccggcatcgtcgtcagCTTCGCGCCCGCGACGCGCAACCACAGCGACCCCCGCCAGCGCTGGATTGTCCACGCCgtcggcaccggcaccgagTTTACCATCCAGTCCGCCGCGGACAAGAAGTACATTGCCGGCACGCCCGTCGGCCTGCTGACATCCGACGTCGGCAGCGCGCAGGCCTTTCGCATCACGTATAACCCCAGAGGGGCCAAGTACCGCCTCAGCCTGGCCAACAAGCCGGCCTCTTCGTTTGTGGCGCCGAATCAAAAGAGTAGGCGGCGCGCGGCCAACGGCACcgtgtcggcggcggcggctgtggACTGGGAGGCAAGGTTTGGCGAGTTTAGCATTTATAGCGTTTCCTATCGCTCGTAG